One region of Eupeodes corollae chromosome 1, idEupCoro1.1, whole genome shotgun sequence genomic DNA includes:
- the LOC129939719 gene encoding putative nuclease HARBI1, whose product MPFQFSSFINDFNNLNRVLPTPRMRKVYKKRFNPMSLRSEEFKKKYRFSKKNINKIIGIIRSDLSSDNRGGHIPIDIQVMAAIRYWGRNEIQDDGADIHGFSQPTLCQICKRVARALATKRPLFIKMPTSFSDQIRTMNKFSQIREFPKVVGAIDCTHIRIPKVGGPSGQYYINRKGYYSLNTQVVCDASLKINDIVCRWRGSTHDSRIFRESRIKQRFDDGEFNGRLLGDGGYPCTNILFTPVLNPRTDPEIRYNIAHIATRNTVERCFGVWKQRFRILLSGMRCSLENAKTTIIALAVLHNLAIDLQDVLPPTDDDVNDDNQADSTENQERSQQEGSNQNLTRRVFIEQYFSTRNQ is encoded by the exons atgcctTTCCAATTTAGCtcgtttattaatgattttaataatttaaatcgcGTTTTACCAACTCCGAGAATgcggaaagtttataaaaaaaggttcaacCCAATGAGCTTAAGAagcgaagaatttaaaaaaaaatatagattttcaaaaaaaaacatcaacaaaataattggaattatccGTTCGGACCTCAGCAGCGATAATAGAGGAGGCCACATCCCCATAGATATCCAAGTAATGGCTGCAATAAGATATTGGGGACGGAACGAG atTCAAGACGATGGAGCAGACATCCACGGATTTAGCCAACCTACGCTTTGCCAAATTTGCAAGCGAGTGGCAAGAGCATTAGCTACCAAAAGACCTTTGTTCATTAAAATGCCAACTTCTTTTTCGGACCAGATAAGAACTATGAACAAGTTCTCTCAAATACGGGAGTTTCCAAAGGTGGTTGGGGCCATTGACTGTACCCACATAAGGATCCCAAAAGTAGGTGGCCCATCAGGGCAGTACTATATTAACAGAAAAGGGTACTACTCGCTGAATACGCAAGTAGTGTGCGACGCATCCcttaaaattaatgacattgTTTGCCGCTGGAGAGGCAGCACTCATGACTCACGAATTTTTAGGGAAAGCAGAATCAAACAACGATTTGATGATGGGGAGTTCAATGGTCGTCTGCTTGGGGATGGTGGGTACCCTTGTACTAATATCCTCTTTACCCCCGTTTTGAATCCTCGAACGGATCCTGAAATAAGATACAATATAGCTCATATAGCTACTCGTAACACGGTGGAAAGATGCTTTGGCGTCTGGAAGCAAAGATTCCGCATTTTGTTATCAGGTATGAGGTGCTCCTTAGAAAATGCCAAAACAACTATTATAGCCTTAGCAGTTCTTCATAACTTGGCAATTGATTTGCAGGATGTTCTTCCACCCACag atgATGATGTGAACGATGACAATCAAGCAGATTCAACTGAAAATCAAGAAAGATCGCAACAGGAAGGAAGCAACCAAAATCTCACACGGCGTGTATTTATTGAACAATACTTTTCCACCCGCaatcaataa